A region of the Callithrix jacchus isolate 240 chromosome 5, calJac240_pri, whole genome shotgun sequence genome:
CCCGGTACGTAGCCACCTACAGGCAGGTGCATGCCTGGCTGACTCCCTACCAGGGTGTGGTGGGGTAGGATGAGGTATTCAACTGATGTCCTTGGGTTCAGTGCTGTGGCTGGGTCCCTCCATCCTAACACGGGGCATCTTGCTGGGAGGCAGGAAGCAGGCAGTAGATTGACCCTAGAGTGTCTTGTCGATACCCAGCTTCCTACTTTGGGTCGAGAGGATTGATTGCATATTAAGCCTCAAACTTTTACAACatgtcatttgttcattcatgcaATTATGCATTCAACAAACTTTTTTTAAGCACTTAGTATGTATTAGGTGGGTGGCAGATGTCCAGGAGACAAGTCACCCTGCCCTAGGGGCCCACAGTCTAAGTCAGGGCCAATTTAGTGTGACAGGATGTTATGGAAGTGTGCCTGGGAGCTCTAAGAAGGGATGTGACCACCACTTGGGGCATCAGGAAGGCTTCCCAGAAAAGGTGACAATGGAACTATGTCTTACAGACAGATACAGGCTTTACATGCAGCCATGGGGACAAGGAAGGgcatttcaggcagaaggaacaggatGAATGAAGACTCTGGCATATTAGCACAATGACAAGAAAGGGTGACATGGCAGATGGAGGGGAGGCCTCAGCCAGGTGAAGGCAGGGCCTCCTGGTGACACTGGGAATGTGACAGGATGGTCAGGGAGACTGACATGTGGAGGTCCCAGTTGGCAGTTCGGCAACAATGAAAACACACATTTGTTGGGGAAGAATGAGGGCATACAGTCAtatagcacttactatgtgccaggcactgttctacgCCCCTTTCATAGTCCCAAAAACCCTGATAGGAAGCTACTATTGTTAGCATTCCTATTTCAGAAGCGAGGAAAGTGAGGGGAAGGGAGATTAAGTGACTCGTCTGGTAAATGGTGAGCTGGGATGCTCCTGGACCCTGGCAGTGGGAATTCAGACCTGCCTCTCACATTGCAAGATGAGCCCAAGTGGCCATGAACGCCACCTTGTGGCGATCCTTCCCATGTCTCTTCCTTCTATAGACCCTCGCCCCACCAAGTCGCTGGGAAAGGTCTTTGCTTGCACATCCCCTCTCCTTCAAGGGGGGATGTGCCAGACCCCAGGTCTAAGGACTGAGGAAGCCTGCCTGCCCTCAGCCAGCCTCTTTGGTTGAGTAGATGGGATATGGTACCGTCAGTTTCCAGATGTGCCTCCTCTTACTCCAGAGGCCATCTGAGTGGTAGGGGAACAGGAAGCTGGGGCTCACTCTGACCCCCACTGCCTCCTCCATGCCACCCCCCAGGCTGACCCCAGCCCACAGCAGGAAGGCCCTGCGGAATTCCCGCATCGTCAGCCAGAAGGACGACGTCCACGTCTGCATTATGTGCCTACGAGCCATCATGAACTACCAGGTTGGCTGGGGGGTATGGGTCTGGGGGACTAGGGAGCCCAGCCTGTCCCCACTGGGGGCTACACAAGCTGCCGAGGTGCTGGGATCCACTGTCCTTTTACCCTCTGTCACGCTGGGGATCTTGGGCATCTGGGCTGTTGGCTTGGGCTTTTAAAGCTGATGAGTCTTGAGGGGAAGCCCATGTTTTTGCTGCATCTGTCAGGTTCTCTGAGTACCTCTGCCCGTCACATAGGGACTGGGCACGCCTACCAAGAAGGGCTGGACAGAGGTCCAGGGGAGAGCAACCTCGGGGTTGATTCATTTGGAGGGCTGATTGGTGAACCTGGGTCCTCCTTCACTCAGCCAGCCTTTAAGCCAGCCTCACAGTGTCCAAGGTGCCTGACACTGGTTTTTGGAAACACAAAGGTATTtaaaaagggccaggtgtggtggctcctgcctgtaatcccagcactttgggaggacgaagtgggaggattgcttgaacccaggaattcaagatcagcctgggcaacacagcaagaccccatctctatgaaaattaaaaaaatagtccaggcatggtggcttatgcctataatcccagcactttgggaggccaaggctagtggatcacctgaggtcgggagtttgagaccagcctggccaacatggtgaaatcccgtctctactaaaaaatacaaaaagagctgGGTGCGgtcgcaggtgcctgtaatcccagctactggggagttctgaggcaggagaattgcttgaacctgggaggtggaggtagcagtgagctgagattgcgccattgcactctggcctgggagacagagcaagactccgtctcaaaacaaacaaataaaggcaggccaggcacagtggttcatgcctgtggtcccagcacttttggaggctgaggcgggatcacctgaagtcaggaatttgagaccagcctggcctatatggtgaaagcctgtctctgatgaaaaaaacaaatataaaaaaaaaattagttgggtgtggtagcaggtgcctgtaatcccagctacacaggaagctgaggcaggagaatcacttgaacccgggaggcagaggttgcggtgagctgagatggtgccactgaactccagcctgggtgacagagtgagattccatctcaaaaaaaaaaaaggccaggtttTGGAGGCCACAGAATAAGTTGTGGTTTAATATGAAGAGCTTCCTAAACTCGAGGGCAGTTAAAAATCAGCATGGTGCAGTGCTGACTCTGCTGGGGGTCCTGGAAGTCCTGGGGGGCCTTCCTGGAGGCACTGACCTCTGCTTTCTCCCCAGTCTGGCTTTAGCCTTGTCATGAACCACCCAGCCTGTGTCAATGAGATTGCTCTGAGCCTCAACAACAAGAACCCCAGGTGAGGTCCAGGCCCCGAAACTTTCTCCAGATCTAGAGTCTTCTCCCACTCAGCCCCTTGCTTAAGGTCCTTGCTTAAGGCTCATTCTGCACCTCTTATGCTCCTCCTAGCCAGGCCTGTGCCCACCCTTGCTTTGGGTCCTGCCTGTTCTAAAGGGAcaacctgccccttctctctccaGAACCAAGGCTCTGGTGCTGGAGCTGCTGGCGGCTGTGTGCCTGGTGCGGGGGGGACATGACATCATCCTTGCTGCCTTTGACAACTTCAAGGAGGTACTGGAGTCCCTCACCCCAACATGCACTTCCCCCTACTGTTGCTTGGAGTCTTATTGGCAGTGGTGGCCTCTGCTGGAGGCAGCTAGGAACACTGGGTTGGCATTTGGGGAATGCAGAGGACAATCTGGGATGGGGAAGTTTTGAAAGGAAGGTGCAGGGTCAGGTAGGGGCACCATCTGGGTAGGGGTAGGGACAACTACAGGGACTTGCTCAACCTCTCACTCAGCTTTGCTGAATCCAAATGAGCCTTGGTCCATGCCTCTGAGAGCTGTGGACTCTGGCTAACAGGCTTACAGGAAGTAGATGTGTGGGATGTGATTCGTAAGACAGGtgtcttcattcattcctttaatgACTGTTTATTGACTGCCTACTATGTGTCACGAACAGGGCTCTGGGACACACCAGTGAACAAGGGAAACAGGACAGGGAAGGacagaaatgataaaataaatgagaaaatgacacAGTGTGTTAGGAAATGATAAATGCTGTGGGAAAATGCCAGCAATGTTGCAGTGGGAGGGGAACGGGTGGCAGGGTCGTCAGGGAAGGCCTCACTGAGCCAGTAAGATTTGAGCAAAGCTGGGAAGGAAGTAGGGTACTTGGCATGGGAGTGAGAGCACGCTAGGCAGTtcaaacagcaagtgcaaagggcCTGGGGTGTGACTGTGCCAGGATGCCAGTGTGTCCAGAGTGGAAAAAGTGAGGGGGAGTGCGAGGTTGAGAGGGAGAGAGGTTTTGAGCAGAAGAGTGACATGGCCCAACTTAGAATTAACTGGAGAGGAGCTTGTTAAAGCACAGGCATGGCAGCAGGAGGTAGCTTAGGGCATGTGTCACCCGGCCTCAGCGGAGCCATTCTCCTTACCCAGGTGTGTGGGGAGCAGCACCGCTTTGAAAAGCTGATGGAATATTTCCGGAATGAGGACAGCAACATTGACTTCATGGTGAGCTCAGGAGCCCAGCAGCCCGAGGCCCGGGCCAGGCCTTCTTGGGTGCAGGGAGCAGCTAGGGTCCTGGGTGCTGGACACTGGGCTCTGCCCCAGCAAAGCTGTAAGGACTGAGTGGTCAGTGGGGGAAGGGTGGATGCTTCAGGGGGAACATGGAAGTAAAATACTGGGCAGGCCAGAGCAGGGAGTGGGTGGAGTGAGAACTGTGGAGAAGGAAGGAGGCTTGGGGTAAGTGGAGGTGGCAGGCACTGAGCACCCCCACCTAGAGGATCACAGCTCTGCCACGTCCCTGCCCCCAGGTGGCCTGCATGCAGTTCATCAACATCGTGGTACACTCGGTGGAGAACATGAACTTCCGTGTCTTCCTGCAATACGAGTTCACCCACTTGGGCCTGGACCTATACTTGGAGGTGAGCCCTGTACTACCCCCAGACTTAACTGCCTGCCCACCACAGAGTACAGCTGAGTGGTTAGCAGCATGGGTGCTGGGGTCAGCCCGACCTGGGTttaaatcttggctctgccatttTCTGCCGTGTGACCTTGGATAGGTCTCGTTCTCTCTCTCAGTGTCAGTTTTGCCATCTGTCGAATAGGAGAATCATAGAAGATAATCTCGACTCTAAATGCATAaaccagtgcctggcatataccAGGCCCCCAGTGTACAGAGCTGTTTTTGCAGGCACGGGCACAGGTCAAGGTGGCCCAGGGTCTGGCTGTGGGAGCACCAGCCTCAGACAGGTGCTCTGACTCCAGCACGTAACAGGGAACCCAGAGATACAGGGTGGAAGCAGGAGTTGGCTCATGCTGGATGGGCTCAGGACGTGGAGGAGGTCCCTGCCCTGGGGAAGGTGGGCAGAGCAGCTGGGTGCTTCCTGGCCCAGCCTGAGCAGAGAAGCTGCAGTTCCTTTGCTGCTTCCTTTGGGAGGTTTCCTGGAGGAGGGGCTTGTAGCATATTGAcatgtgctacaacatgggtgagccttgaaaacatgctaagtgaaagaagccagacacaaaaggtcacatactcTATTATTatggattcttcttttttttttttgatacagagtctcactctgtcacccaggctggagtgcagtggcacgatcttggctcactgcaacctctgtctcccgggttcaagtgatcttcctgtctcagcctcccgagtagctgggataacaggtgcctgccaccacacccagttaatttttgtatttttagtaaagatggaccatgttggccaggctggtcttgaactcctgatatcaggtgatccgcctgctcagcctctcacagtgctgggattacaggcatgagccaccttgcctggctatcTATGATTGGTTTATATGAAATGGGTaaatctataaagacagaaagtatcTTAGTGGTTGCCAGCGACTGGGGGAGGAGAGAATGGCGAGTGACTGCTGATGCCTGTGGTGTTTCTTTTTGGgacaatgaaaatgttctggaattagttaatggtgatggttgcacaaccctgTGGCTATACTAAGAATGACTgacttgtatactttaaaataaattttatggtatgtgaattgtatctcaaaaaatgaaaaagtaggcTAGGGCTCAGGTCCCTTCCTCTGGGTGGTAGTGGTGGGGGGAGGTTGGAAACACACCCCCCCACCCACATACCTGGCCTCACCCTGCTCCTTCCATCTGGGACAGAGGCTTCGGCTCACCGAGAGTGACAAGCTGCAGGTGCAGATCCAGGCGTACCTGGACAATGTTTTTGATGTGGGGGCGCTGCTGGAGGACACAGAGACCAAGAACGCTGTGCTGGAGCACATGGAGGAGCTGCAGGAGCAGGTGGCGCTGGTGAGAGCTggtccagcccccagcccccacatCATAGGCCCACAGGGCACTCGGGCCACAGGGCCACGCGGGCATGGACACTGGGCGGCAGGCACTGTTCTAGCTGTGCATTGGAGGTGCTGGCTGCCTGATCCCAGAGCCTGGCCTGAATCCAAAGCCTGACTCTATTGGGTGTCTTTCTCAATGAGTGTGCGTGAGAGCCCTCGCTGCGCTGGATGTGGGAGGACGGCAGGCCCCTCCTCTACCCAGGCTCAGACCCCAAGTGAACTGAACTGGGGCCCCTCCCAGCTcagtctcctcctcttcctccacctcccgCATCACTGGTACCTTGGTTTCCCCTCCTTATTTGCTTGGGCTCGAGTGCCAGGCTCTGCCCACCCTTGGCACCTGGGCTGAGCGTATCTGGGAGCCTCCCCCAGTCTTCCAGGCAGGCATGCCTGATGCCGCCCCCTCACCGGCGGTGCCAGTGCCGGGCTGCGGGTCGGAGCTCACCATGTGCCGGTGCTACAGCTGACAGAGCGGCTTCGGGACGCGGAGAACGAATCCATGGCCAAAATTGCGGAACTGGAAAAACAGCTAAGCCAGGCGCGCAAGGAGTTGGAGACCCTGCGGGTGAGGCTGGGCGGTCAGGGGTGGGCCGGGCTTCCAAGAACAGGCCAGCTGCGGCTGCTAGGCTTGACATCTCCCTCCTCCATGGGAAGAGGATGGGGGCTCGGAGCCAAGGAGCCTGCTGGTGGGCACTGACCCCTCCTGTGGGGCTCGCAGGAGCGCTTCAGCGAATCGACTGCCATGGGCGCCTCCAGGCGTCCCCCTGAGCCTGAGAAAGCGCCTCCTGCTGCCCCGACGCGGCCCTCGGCCCTGGAGCTGAaggtggaggagctggaggagaagGGGTTAATCCGTATCCTGCGGGGGCCCGGGGATGCTGTCTCCATTGAGATCCTTCCCGTCGCTGTGGCAACTCCGAGCGGAGGTGATGCTCCAACTCCGGGGGTGCCCACCGGCTCCCCCAGCCCAGGTGTGCGCAGGAGCTTCAGGCTGCCGGGGATGCAGGGCAGGGTCTGGAGGGGAGCCCGGGGCATCTGTGGCGGGCAGAGTTGGGCGAGGGAGGTTTGGATTGTAGGTTTGGCTCAGGGAGGAGCGCATGCGTAGAGAGGGGAGGCGGAGAGGAGCCCACCCAAGCCCGGGAGCTGACTTGCGTCTCCCCCTGCGACCCCCACCCACCTCACCCCCGCTCCCCCCTCGCCGGCTCAGATCTCACACCTGCCGCAGAGCCGGCTCCTGGAGCAACGCCGCCGCCACCCCCCGCACTGCCCGGCCTCCCTTCCCCGCAGGAAGCCCCGCCCCCGGCACCCCCAcaggccccgcccctcccagGCAGCCCGGAGCCCCCGCCAGCGCCGCCGCTGCCTGGAGACCTgccgcccccacccccgccaccgCCACCACCTCCTGGCACTGACGGACCGgtgcctccgccgccgccgcctccagGAGGTCCCCCTGATGCCCTCGGAGGACCAGGCTCAGAGTTGGGCCCAGGTAAGTGGAGTGGACCACCTTGGGCCTGGTGCTGGggggagatggaggaaggggcctgggcctcagtgtcctccAGGGTCCTCTATCTGGGGGCCTCTTGCTGCCTCCTGCTTGCCCCATCAgctctccctgggctcaggttcCCCCCAGTACCCGCAGCGCTCACCACTCCTCCCACCCCCCCCACTCCCCATCTCAGGACTGAAGGCCAAGAAGCCCATCCAGACCAAGTTCCGAATGCCACTCTTGAACTGGGTGGCACTGAAGCCCAGCCAGATCACCGGCACTGTCTTCACAGAGCTCAACGATGAGAAGGTGCTGCAGGTGAGTGGCCCTGCCTGGCTCGGAATGTGGGCACTGGAGGAAGAGGGGACTTGTGTCGGATCATGCTGGGCACTGGGGGTGGTCATTTCCTCCatgccatttcacagatgaggaggtGGAGGCCCAGGGATGGGCATGAAGCCAGACTGACTGGTACCTCTAACAGGCAGAATCCTGCCTGCCCAtgccttttcctcctccctgcaGAGAGGTGCACCCCACACCTGCCTCCTTCTGCCTCCAGGCCTCCCTCCTTCCGCTTTCCCACAGGCAACTAAGGCTTCAGCCCCACTGATTCCACTTCCAGTTTTCCAAAATGATGTGTTCTCTTGCCTCCAGACCATTGTTGCCCTTGTTCcatctgttccctctgcctggaatgtcctttccttccccttttgaCCACTGGCCAGTTCAGCTCTTCCTTTAGCTCTCATGGCGCCAAGTCTGGGTCCCAGGGTTGGGcagccctcctcctccaggctcCTTGGGCTTCCCCTGTGCCTCCCATCAGGGCTTGTGGTCAGACTGCATTACTGGTTCTTTGCTGGTGGCCTGGTTAGGGCCAGATGGATGGGTGGCTCTAGCACCGTGCTCAGCCATGAGAgtgccagcccccagccccacccagttCCACCTCCTCACCCTGTACCCTCAGGAGCTGGACATGAGTGACTTTGAGGAACAGTTCAAGACCAAGTCCCAAGGCCCCAGCCTGGACATCAGTGCTCTCAAGAGTAAGGTGGCCCAGAAGGCCCCCAGCAAGGCGACACTCATTGAGGCCAACCGGGCCAAGAACTTGGCCATCACGCTGCGGAAGGGCAACCTGGGGGCTGAGCGCATCTGCCAGGCCATTGAGGCGTGAGTGTCCCTGCCCTGGGCTTTGGGCAGCCTGGCCCCTCTGCTAGGGAGGTTTGTCAGGCAGATCCTAGTAAAATCCTCAATGGTGAGCTCTTTATTCAAGCTTCATTCCAACCCTGGTCCAGGAACTTTGTCCCCATTTTAAGGTGGAGAAAACTGAGTCCATGCTTACATTAGGCCATCCCACTTCCTGCCTCTTTGCCTAGCTGTGAGGACCCAGGCTGTGGGATTTACCCTGATGTACGGTGGTGACCCCAGCTTCGCAGCTCCTAGTTTCTCTGCATTTCTACCTCTTGCTCTCTGAAGCTGTTGGCAaatagaaaatactgaaattcatttattcaatcaagGCAGTGGTAGCCCTGCTCCCAGGGACCGGTGGGTATGGGTGATGtccactctcccctccccttcctcccacagGTATGACCTACAGGCTCTGGGCCTGGACTTCCTGGAGCTGTTGATGCGCTTCCTGCCCACGGAGTATGAGCGCAGCCTCATTGCCCGCTTTGAGCGGGAGAAGCGGCCTGTGGAGGAGCTGTCGGAGGAGGACCGCTTCATGCTGCTCTTCAGCCGCATCCCGCGCCTGTCAGAGCGCATGACCACACTCACCTTCCTGGGCAACTTCCCTGACACAGCCCAGCTGCTCATGCCGGTGTGGGCGAAGCGGGCAGGGTGGTGTGGCCTGGGTGGGGATGGGCAGGAGGCAGctcccagcctgggctgcagcGGGGAAACTGGGAGTACTTGAGCCTCCAGATGGAGGAGGCACCAACTGACCTTAcctcccccatcccacccccagcAACTGAATGCCAtcattgcagcctcaatgtcCATCAAGTCCTCTGACAAACTCCGCCAGATCCTGGAGGTGAGGGGCCAGGAGGTGGGACCCACTCTTGCCTGTTCTGGATAGTGTGAGAGGGAGACTCAGGCCCTGCCCACCTGCAGTACAACCAAGATAACATTCCCACTTCTCATGAACATGCTGAGAAGGACAAATCTAAGGTGGGCGGTGAATGGGAATGGCCACAGCAGCCGTGTCTGTAGCAGCTCATCTGGGACCCTGCCGGAGGGCTCAGCCCCTTCTAGGGTTGCTCTGTAAGTAGCAGAGCAAGCTCACCTGCTCAGTGGAGGGCCCAGGAGCCAGTAGAAATGGCTGGTGGAAAGGCAACGACCACACAGCCTGGGAGGGGATGCTGGCAACAAGTTTTGGGTCAGACTAGCGGAGGACAAAATGGGGTGTGCCCATGGTGCTAACTGTGCACACGTGTGAGACCTGTGTGTAGAGACATGTACATGTGCTGTGGCTCCGAGGGGCCTGTGCAGGAGTACACTAGGGGCTGAGGGTGTGGGGCCTGCTCCTTGCCACCTTTTCTCCTCCTTGTGTGATATACTCAAGTGGTGTTCGAAGCCCTGGCACCCTGCTGAGCCTCTCCCCTGCCTCTCCCAGATCGTCCTAGCCTTTGGCAACTACATGAACAGCGGCAAGCGTGGGGCAGCCTATGGCTTCCGGCTCCAGAGCCTGGATGCGGTGAGGAGGGGTCCCCGAcctgggggctggggcaggggactGGCTAGTGGCCTGTGGCTTATAACAGGTCCTTGTGCAGCTGTTGGAGATGAAGTCAACTGACCGCAAACAGACACTGCTGCACTACCTGGTGAAGGTCATTGCTGAGAAGTACCCGCAGCTCACAGGCTTCCACAGCGACCTGCACTTCCTAGAC
Encoded here:
- the FMNL1 gene encoding formin-like protein 1 isoform X3, which produces MGNAAGSAEQPAGPAAPPLKQPAPPKQPMPAAGELEERFNRVLNCMNLPPDKVQLLSQYDNEKKWELICDQERFQVKNPPTAYIQKLKSYVDTGGVSRKVAADWMPNLGFKRRVQESTQVLRELETSLRTNHIGWVQEFLNEENRGLDVLLEYLAFAQCSVTYDMESTDNGASNSEKNKPLEQSVEDLSKGPPSSVPKSRHLTIKLTPAHSRKALRNSRIVSQKDDVHVCIMCLRAIMNYQSGFSLVMNHPACVNEIALSLNNKNPRTKALVLELLAAVCLVRGGHDIILAAFDNFKEVCGEQHRFEKLMEYFRNEDSNIDFMVACMQFINIVVHSVENMNFRVFLQYEFTHLGLDLYLERLRLTESDKLQVQIQAYLDNVFDVGALLEDTETKNAVLEHMEELQEQVALLTERLRDAENESMAKIAELEKQLSQARKELETLRERFSESTAMGASRRPPEPEKAPPAAPTRPSALELKVEELEEKGLIRILRGPGDAVSIEILPVAVATPSGGDAPTPGVPTGSPSPDLTPAAEPAPGATPPPPPALPGLPSPQEAPPPAPPQAPPLPGSPEPPPAPPLPGDLPPPPPPPPPPPGTDGPVPPPPPPPGGPPDALGGPGSELGPGLKAKKPIQTKFRMPLLNWVALKPSQITGTVFTELNDEKVLQELDMSDFEEQFKTKSQGPSLDISALKSKVAQKAPSKATLIEANRAKNLAITLRKGNLGAERICQAIEAYDLQALGLDFLELLMRFLPTEYERSLIARFEREKRPVEELSEEDRFMLLFSRIPRLSERMTTLTFLGNFPDTAQLLMPQLNAIIAASMSIKSSDKLRQILEIVLAFGNYMNSGKRGAAYGFRLQSLDALLEMKSTDRKQTLLHYLVKVIAEKYPQLTGFHSDLHFLDKAGSVSLDSVLADVRSLQRGLELTQREFVRQDDCVVLKEFLRANSPTMDKLLADSKTAQEAYDSVVEYFGENPKTTSPGLFFSLFSRFIKAYKKAEQEVEQWKKEAAAQEAGTDTTGKGEPSAPKSPPKARRPQMDLISELKRKQQKEPLIYESDRDGAIEDIITDLRNQPYIRADRGRRSARRRPPGPPLQVTSDLSL
- the FMNL1 gene encoding formin-like protein 1 isoform X6 is translated as MSLSGGPLPFRLPPVPLTLPCSTRTLTEGQRWGKRNCMNLPPDKVQLLSQYDNEKKWELICDQERFQVKNPPTAYIQKLKSYVDTGGVSRKVAADWMPNLGFKRRVQESTQVLRELETSLRTNHIGWVQEFLNEENRGLDVLLEYLAFAQCSVTYDMESTDNGASNSEKNKPLEQSVEDLSKGPPSSVPKSRHLTIKLTPAHSRKALRNSRIVSQKDDVHVCIMCLRAIMNYQSGFSLVMNHPACVNEIALSLNNKNPRTKALVLELLAAVCLVRGGHDIILAAFDNFKEVCGEQHRFEKLMEYFRNEDSNIDFMVACMQFINIVVHSVENMNFRVFLQYEFTHLGLDLYLERLRLTESDKLQVQIQAYLDNVFDVGALLEDTETKNAVLEHMEELQEQVALLTERLRDAENESMAKIAELEKQLSQARKELETLRERFSESTAMGASRRPPEPEKAPPAAPTRPSALELKVEELEEKGLIRILRGPGDAVSIEILPVAVATPSGGDAPTPGVPTGSPSPDLTPAAEPAPGATPPPPPALPGLPSPQEAPPPAPPQAPPLPGSPEPPPAPPLPGDLPPPPPPPPPPPGTDGPVPPPPPPPGGPPDALGGPGSELGPGLKAKKPIQTKFRMPLLNWVALKPSQITGTVFTELNDEKVLQELDMSDFEEQFKTKSQGPSLDISALKSKVAQKAPSKATLIEANRAKNLAITLRKGNLGAERICQAIEAYDLQALGLDFLELLMRFLPTEYERSLIARFEREKRPVEELSEEDRFMLLFSRIPRLSERMTTLTFLGNFPDTAQLLMPQLNAIIAASMSIKSSDKLRQILEIVLAFGNYMNSGKRGAAYGFRLQSLDALLEMKSTDRKQTLLHYLVKVIAEKYPQLTGFHSDLHFLDKAGSVSLDSVLADVRSLQRGLELTQREFVRQDDCVVLKEFLRANSPTMDKLLADSKTAQEAYDSVVEYFGENPKTTSPGLFFSLFSRFIKAYKKAEQEVEQWKKEAAAQEAGTDTTGKGEPSAPKSPPKARRPQMDLISELKRKQQKEPLIYESDRDGAIEDIITDLRNQPYIRADRGRRSARRRPPGPPLQVTSDLSL
- the FMNL1 gene encoding formin-like protein 1 isoform X5, which translates into the protein MGNAAGSAEQPAGPAAPPLKQPAPPKQPMPAAGELEERFNRVLNCMNLPPDKVQLLSQYDNEKKWELICDQERFQVKNPPTAYIQKLKSYVDTGGVSRKVAADWMPNLGFKRRVQESTQVLRELETSLRTNHIGWVQEFLNEENRGLDVLLEYLAFAQCSVTYDMESTDNGASNSEKNKPLEQSVEDLSKGPPSSVPKSRHLTIKLTPAHSRKALRNSRIVSQKDDVHVCIMCLRAIMNYQSGFSLVMNHPACVNEIALSLNNKNPRTKALVLELLAAVCLVRGGHDIILAAFDNFKEVCGEQHRFEKLMEYFRNEDSNIDFMVACMQFINIVVHSVENMNFRVFLQYEFTHLGLDLYLERLRLTESDKLQVQIQAYLDNVFDVGALLEDTETKNAVLEHMEELQEQVALLTERLRDAENESMAKIAELEKQLSQARKELETLRERFSESTAMGASRRPPEPEKAPPAAPTRPSALELKVEELEEKGLIRILRGPGDAVSIEILPVAVATPSGGDAPTPGVPTGSPSPDLTPAAEPAPGATPPPPPALPGLPSPQEAPPPAPPQAPPLPGSPEPPPAPPLPGDLPPPPPPPPPPPGTDGPVPPPPPPPGGPPDALGGPGSELGPGLKAKKPIQTKFRMPLLNWVALKPSQITGTVFTELNDEKVLQELDMSDFEEQFKTKSQGPSLDISALKSKVAQKAPSKATLIEANRAKNLAITLRKGNLGAERICQAIEAYDLQALGLDFLELLMRFLPTEYERSLIARFEREKRPVEELSEEDRFMLLFSRIPRLSERMTTLTFLGNFPDTAQLLMPQLNAIIAASMSIKSSDKLRQILEIVLAFGNYMNSGKRGAAYGFRLQSLDALLEMKSTDRKQTLLHYLVKVIAEKYPQLTGFHSDLHFLDKAGSVSLDSVLADVRSLQRGLELTQREFVRQDDCVVLKEFLRANSPTMDKLLADSKTAQEAYDSVVEYFGENPKTTSPGLFFSLFSRFIKAYKKAEQEVEQWKKEAAAQEAGTDTTGKGEPSAPKSPPKARRPQMDLISELKRKQQKEPLIYESDRDGAIEDIITVIKTVPFTARTGKRTSRLLCEASLGEEMPL